From the Agelaius phoeniceus isolate bAgePho1 chromosome 28, bAgePho1.hap1, whole genome shotgun sequence genome, one window contains:
- the LOC143696099 gene encoding uncharacterized protein LOC143696099: MGRAKRGQCVPRDGLGGSGCPCLWHGGKSHAVLVLPRPEQELSMESREDKCPRQNLVAEAVLSGSTAQEANGEEKARRCRTRRGCKRRWRGCEGERASLGREGGRRWSQSSELVLHEQLHDGEKPHTCMECGKSFRWNSELIRHQRTHTGEKPYECGECGKSFRRSSHLISHQRTHTGERPYECSKCAKRFQTSSNLFRHYRIHTEERPFQCPDCGKGFNRNCTLVTHRRIHTGERPYECDKCRKRFQTSSSLLQHYQSHTEERPFQCPDCGKGFRQNSHLVTHRRIHTGERPYECPLCGKSFSRSSHLTQHQRRHR, from the coding sequence atggggagagccaagagggggcagtgcgtccccagagacggcctggggggatctggttgcccttgcctgtggcacggaggcaaatcccatgctgtccttgtccttcctcgcccagagcaggagctgagcatggagagcagggaggacaaatgcccgcggcagaacctggtggcagaggccgttttgagcggctccacggcgcaggaagccaacggggaggaaaaggcccggagatgccgcacgaggaggggctgcaaacgcagatggcggggatgtgagggggaaagagccagcctgggccgggaaggtggccggagatggagccagagctcggagctggtgctccatgagcagctccatgatggggagaagccccacacgtgcatggagtgtgggaagagcttcaggtggaactccgagctgatcaggcaccagaggacccacactggggaaaagccctacgagtgtggggagtgtgggaagagcttcaggaggaGCTCCcacctgatcagccaccagaggacccacactggggagaggccctacgagtgttcCAAGTGTgcgaagaggtttcagaccagctccaatctcttccggcactatcggattcacacagaggagaggcccttccaatgcccagactgtgggaagggattcaatcGCAACTGCACCCTCGTCACCCatcggcgcatccacactggggagaggccctatgagtgtgataaatgcaggaagaggtttcagaccagctccagtctcctccagcactatcagagtcacacagaggagaggcccttccaatgccccgactgtgggaagggattcaggcAGAACTCCcacctcgtcacccaccggcgcatccacacaggggagaggccctacgagtgtcccctgtgtgggaagagcttctccaggagctctcacttgacccaacaccaacggaggcaccggtaa